The DNA segment ACAGCTCTGCCGTCAACACCAGCATCAGCAGGAACACCACCAAGATGAGGAGAGAGTGGACCTGCAGCTCCACCCCAGATGAATCCTTAACGTGGGACacgagcagcagcagcagcacatacATGGCCAGGACCGTGGAACCTCTTTCTAAGACCACCCTCCTCTGCCGCAGCACGTTCTTGCTCATGACTTCTACACAACCGTCAAGGGTAAGAAGGGCGAACATGGTGAGATGCTGCCACTCCTTGGGGAACATAAACCTTGGTGGCATCTCTTTGCTCATTAATTTCAACCCCCCTTCAACAGAGGTGACCTCGTAAATTATCAAGAGGGAGCCAGTCACTGCCTTCAACCAGCCTGTATGGGCTATTTGCCACAGCCTGGCCCATCTCCCCTTATTCTTAGAAAGGTATGAAGGATACAGAAGAGAGTCACTGAATATCATAGCCCTGGAGACTACTATTGCCTGATACAGCCCATATAAGGCCAGAAATAAGCCTGGATACACATGACCAATAAAGTCTCCCATTGAGCTACTAATCTCACAAAATGCAAAACTCAGGTATGGGCGCCTCAGGTTCTAGGCTTTGGGAAGAACTGCTTTCCACTTAGTTTTATCATCTCACTTCACCCACCGCTCTCCCACAGAGAGGAAACATTTCTTGAGACAAGCCTACACATTGGGTGGAAATATGGCTTCATTATACCGTTCCACTCTGGCGCACTGAGAACTGAGTGGGCTTTCGGGGGTTCATCTCCATGACTTCTGAGGGGCTTTAGCTCATGCTTGTCCCTGGCTCAAGTTGACTTCCTCTCAAGGAGCCTGGTGCTCAAGTGgaaaggcagggaaggagagggtggggtgggttgCCCAGGTTCTCAGAGAAAGCCTGTGTGTGCCTAAACTCCCAGGCATCCTGTAGTGATCCTCAGACCTAATCATTAGACCCCACTTCAGTCTATCTGTACAAGCAGATGCCTTTGGTCTGAGCACAGACATTTAAACATTGAGCTATGAGACCGTATAACAGCATCCACctggcttctctgctcttctgtgGTAGACGTATCTTAAAGACCTCAGAGAaatttcctccccttccctccttcacgACTGTCAACAAGCCGTCACCATCATTATGGCCTGTAGACAAACCTACAGAGGTGCAttctgaggtttttttgttttttgtttttttccccagggaCTGTGGTGGTGTACATGTGCCAGCAAAACTAAGTTTGCATGATGTTTTCCAGAAATCCCTTCCCCCAAATGGCTCCCAGCGAAGGTTGGCTACAGGTAGAGTTTTCTCAAGGGTCGTGTATAGTGGGACAGGAAATAGTCCAcctacttcttttctctctgataCCAGTTATCTGCCAGttgagcagaggcagaggggatTGTGGGGGGACAAGGTACAGGGAATGGTATGTGTGCAGTACACACCTGGTTCTGGATTTACTGCAGAGGGCACATGCAATGGGAGTTGTCTAGGGAGAATGGGTGTCCTGAGAACAGGAGCTTCATCAATGATCATGAGCCAAGCTGACATTCATCTTCTTCCTAATCATTTCACGATGCTGCCTgcaaaggcagagcagaggctACCATATCTGTGTGCTCACAGTATCCAGCTGGGGAGGAAGGACAATTATCCCCACATCACAGCACCACTCCTGAGCTCTCACTCCTAGCCAAATATGACGTTTCTAATAAGCCTATCACAGCATGAGTGAACCTCATCCACAGAGCATCAGGctagagatgtagttcagttgctaaagtacttgccacacaagcatgaggacctgagttcaatcgcCAGAACCCAAGAAAAACCCAGTTATGGTGACGTGTGCGTGTAATCCCAATgctgtggaagcagaggcagcagatctctggggctcactggccagtcagcctatcctacttggtgagtttcaggccaataaGAGAgcatgcctcaaaaaacaagatggatggtAACCGAGGAACTACACCCAATATGGCCTCCATTTGCACaagtgcatatgtgcacacatacccccatgaaaacacacacacacacacacacacacacacagacacagagagagagagagagagagagagagagagagagagagagagagacagatagacagacagacagacagaccacaaAATATCACAACAACAAAGTACACGGTAAACATCATTGTTCGACATTGTGATCTCAAGATGACTAGGAGTTATGAGTCTACCcaagtgctgaaaaaaaaaaaaaatcctaaaacaagCCATTCTAGATCAGGACCTCTGTAATCTGTTCTTTCTCAAGGTGGCTTAACGCCAGAAAACTGAAACGTCTCCCTCTGCCCTTAAAGATGACAGTTACTCAGATTGCTTCAGGCTGCTGAGGAATTTGGTAGGCTGGGGAATGAGCGCAAAGACAAACTGGGAAAATAAAGCTCCATTCTGCCTTCTAAATAGACCTGCTTTGCTTATTTGAGTTTAAAATTGCGTAGTCGTTGTAGGAAAATCCGGGAAACTATATAAGCAAAAAGAACATTGAAATTTGCCCATAGGGCAAcccattttgtttttccagccCCCTCCTGGCTCCAGGGAATTGTTTCTTCTTAAActtttcctgccttttttttttttttttttttttgagctgaggaccgaacccagggccttgcgcttgttaggcaagggctctaccactgagctaaatccccaacccatcttgCTTCCTTTTAAAAGACAAACTAAAGATCACCTGTAATCTTACAGTCTGGTATGACTATGGTCACCAGTGAGGTGGCAATTCGCCCTTAAAAGCACAAGCAAGTGGGAAATACATTTGTCTATTCATCTGGAAGCTAGAATTTGGATTCTACTATTAGCTTTCTCTTGAATGTCTGACAGGATTCTACTACgcagctctggctagcctggaactcaatatgtagaccagggtagccttggactcacagagattccctgcctctgccttccaaatgctgagatggaagaggaggaggaggtagattGGACTTCATTTTCTGTAGAGTAGAAGTGAGAAGGTGCTGCTGTGTAGAGGTGAGAAGTAAGTTCTTCCCTTGGGTGAATTAGCCAAACACCAAGCATGGTAGAGCATGAATGCTCAGCAGGAGGCCACTCAAAGGGAACAATCTACAGTGACACATCTGAAGTTAACCAGGGGAGGCGACTCTGGGGCTCTCTTCAGTTCTTGGATTCACCCTGGAAGAAGCATAGCACTCCTTGTTCTGCATATCATCAGCCTGTGGGGATAGGGTCCCATGTGGCCCCAGCTTGCCTCCAACTCCCAATATAATGAAGAAtggccttggacttctgatccttctgGACTTCTCCTgtgtattgggattacaggcatgcaccacctggcCAGGCTCATGTGCTGGCTGGAAAGTACACCTGGGCTTCATCAACATCAGGGAAGCACTTTTCCAACTGAGGCACATGCCCAGCCCTTACTGTTGCCTCTCATCTGCTAGGGCTGTGGTAAGGTGGGGTGTCAGAACTCACCCCATCCTGGACT comes from the Onychomys torridus chromosome 11, mOncTor1.1, whole genome shotgun sequence genome and includes:
- the Teddm1 gene encoding transmembrane epididymal protein 1 — translated: MGDFIGHVYPGLFLALYGLYQAIVVSRAMIFSDSLLYPSYLSKNKGRWARLWQIAHTGWLKAVTGSLLIIYEVTSVEGGLKLMSKEMPPRFMFPKEWQHLTMFALLTLDGCVEVMSKNVLRQRRVVLERGSTVLAMYVLLLLLVSHVKDSSGVELQVHSLLILVVFLLMLVLTAELWAPERFHLWMIETFLFLMMGTWLIQAGFILFRPVSGYPWEDDDISDIMFVTTFFCWHVMINALCLVGVYGFSSFWHHYYSPSLRLMASKKVLYRESSSGTFYQLLQAAEQQDKDDQALLPSRSSSSDST